A genomic stretch from Acinonyx jubatus isolate Ajub_Pintada_27869175 chromosome E2, VMU_Ajub_asm_v1.0, whole genome shotgun sequence includes:
- the ERICH4 gene encoding glutamate-rich protein 4 — translation MELWRQLRQVGLVPPGLGPLPRALRAPPPVRRAGQTLSFPGVDTAGARESLLWILEELGRLRQVDVQLLGQLCSLGLEMGALREDLVTFLEEEESLVEEEEDEEEPEGKQEEGHLGISFSAPGHQLPDFEMTI, via the exons ATGGAACTGTGGAGGCAACTGAGGCAGGTGGGACTGGTGCCCCCAGGACTGGGCCCACTTCCCCGCGCCCTGAGGGCCCCCCCGCCAGTGAGGAGAGCTGGCCAGACCCTCTCGTTCCCAGGAGTAGACACTGCAGGTGCCAGGGAGAGTCTGCTGTGGATCTTGGAGGAGCTG GGGCGCCTCCGCCAAGTGGACGTCCAGCTGCTGGGCCAGCTGTGCAGCCTGGGGCTGGAGATGGGGGCTCTGCGGGAGGACCTGGTCAccttcctggaagaggaggagagcctcgtggaggaggaggaggacgaggaagaGCCCgaggggaagcaggaggagggacACTTGGGGATCTCCTTCTCAGCCCCAGGCCACCAACTCCCGGACTTTGAGATGACGATCTGA